One part of the Bacteroidota bacterium genome encodes these proteins:
- a CDS encoding C40 family peptidase, protein MTPKIIRRWVSLLPLALLAIAIMSASSTDATARKHKAGRPRGNHSHGKHGKIAHNARRHGHRYARLSQRKHHPLVAQKALSTEEKEEIVQKIRDLSKASVDDTTAISSAEIQSEIAQAAREEQAEDDVSVSIEQFFKARPGAIGDTSFNPDLVRQRSQDFTLYDETDPSHAAQRSDIMAEIIDWIGTRYVFGGGDRTGIDCSAFTREVFNRAFGVELPRTAYMQWQLGEPVSREGLQFGDLVFFHTAGYAPITHVGIYIGEGLFANAACSRGVTVGSLESTYWSKHFAGARRLFANSGMASAKTAPITNSMATTGGE, encoded by the coding sequence GGCATTGCTCGCAATTGCGATCATGTCAGCAAGTAGCACAGATGCCACAGCCCGAAAGCATAAAGCCGGGCGTCCGCGAGGTAATCACTCGCATGGGAAACATGGGAAAATCGCGCACAATGCTCGCCGTCATGGCCATCGTTATGCGAGGCTCTCCCAGCGGAAGCATCATCCGCTCGTAGCCCAAAAGGCGCTCTCCACTGAAGAAAAAGAGGAAATTGTCCAGAAGATCCGGGACCTTTCCAAGGCTTCAGTCGATGACACAACTGCCATCTCATCAGCTGAAATCCAATCCGAAATAGCACAGGCCGCTCGCGAAGAACAGGCCGAAGATGATGTCTCGGTTTCGATCGAGCAATTTTTCAAGGCCCGGCCCGGTGCCATTGGAGATACATCTTTCAATCCGGACTTGGTCCGGCAGCGTTCGCAGGACTTCACACTTTACGATGAGACCGATCCCAGCCATGCGGCCCAGCGTTCGGATATCATGGCTGAGATTATCGACTGGATCGGCACCCGCTACGTCTTTGGCGGTGGCGACCGGACCGGGATCGACTGCTCGGCGTTTACCCGTGAAGTATTCAATCGTGCATTTGGCGTCGAGCTCCCTCGCACGGCCTATATGCAATGGCAGTTAGGCGAGCCAGTCTCCCGCGAGGGGTTGCAGTTCGGCGATCTGGTATTTTTCCATACAGCCGGCTATGCACCTATCACGCACGTAGGCATCTATATTGGCGAAGGGCTCTTCGCGAATGCTGCATGTTCGCGTGGTGTGACAGTCGGATCGCTGGAGAGCACGTACTGGTCGAAGCATTTTGCTGGTGCCCGACGTCTCTTTGCGAACAGCGGCATGGCGTCCGCAAAGACGGCCCCAATCACCAACAGCATGGCAACGACGGGCGGCGAATGA